CAACCATACCAAACTTTCAAGTTTGTTCAATATATGAACAAACTTCATTGCAATGATCACATACCCCATGTGGACAAGGATAGTAAAACTCGGGAAGgctttgttttatgatttgcAACACGATTGTGGTAGATGGGTTGAATTTTCCATTACGATGCACCTGACACAATTCGATGGTCCAGTCGATCATGAAGGGTCGGTAGGTGGTGTATTTGTAATACACTTTGGCAGTTACTTCGAAGTAATTAAGCACTATCGGAATGTCGACGGAAGTGTTCAAACCAACCGTACCATTTGAGAACTGTACCATTTCACAGTAGTTCAGGTGCGTTCGCTTGTACGGTGCCTCGATGCAATGCATTTTGGTTACGCGCAAAATGTAGGACGAGTTATTTTTTCCGGATTTTCGATTTAATTGTCTTGCCCCAAACGACAGCGTTGTCGAGAGTAACACAATCGTAACACAGCAGATGAATGTGGTGCACTGTTGTCTCCTGGCTAGGATGTCCATGGCTTAGTAACTACCAAAGCTTGGTTGTTTTCAGTATGCTGCCAATGATAATACTGATTAAGCTGACATTAAAACCGGGGAACAAACGAACATTCGGAATCAAATGAAATATGTAATTATACATCCATTACTtccatattttaaataatgcgtcttaataattttgtatatttttttcattagtgTTATAATTATGTAATATCCTACCGATCTTCACAGTGTTCGATGCAAATAGAGACATACAACGA
This region of Anopheles marshallii chromosome 2, idAnoMarsDA_429_01, whole genome shotgun sequence genomic DNA includes:
- the LOC128717811 gene encoding uncharacterized protein LOC128717811 encodes the protein MDILARRQQCTTFICCVTIVLLSTTLSFGARQLNRKSGKNNSSYILRVTKMHCIEAPYKRTHLNYCEMVQFSNGTVGLNTSVDIPIVLNYFEVTAKVYYKYTTYRPFMIDWTIELCQVHRNGKFNPSTTIVLQIIKQSLPEFYYPCPHGNRTYTTFWTLEPSYIPSTLPSGDYRLDVHFRDSSRSTLYAAQLFCSMRKQSLIG